In a single window of the Anaerocolumna cellulosilytica genome:
- a CDS encoding family 43 glycosylhydrolase produces the protein MNELVSSLLKQDLEGIKVILGKDPKAIMQRDEEGTEMASLAAKTGNLEIIKYIVEYSVASFNERDKKGRSCLHYGVESGNLQVVQYLTEKVGLSPVEGDCQGVTPYHLAMDREFLDIKEYFGAYLKADFEDMYQNPIRTGMFPDPSIVRVGEDYYMVNSSFVYFPCIPISHSKDLIHWEVIGHAITNPAWSYLEGLEGGRGYWAPDISYNEGRFYITATYRLNDGGEVLRKQIVVSSDKPEGPYTKPTFIDEDGIDPSIFTDDDGRRYMLLNRGARIFEISKDGTQKLSEPVLLYYGDQKRAPEGPHLLKKDGWYYLFLAEGGTGRGHRISVVRSKNLFGNYETCPYNPIMTQTDMDKTLQCCGHGKPVMTQNNEWYMVYLCNRYIDGKYGILGRETAMDPITWTADGWPIVNNLKGPSVLMKKPSLPEHIFNTSDLDSFEKEELNKEWMTVRSWKEGGICVQNGYLCLKGSRFEMNDIGAENLCLRRQKNFSFDMVVKMKLPKLQEEQNAGVISFYDENTYLKYGIYKNAEDAYELRIFEKIDAVERFAYSQLLPRTGGEYPQEIYLKTQVRNLKRSFFFSMDKKNWIVTGELNNVYYLCSEGIVKGKRFTGATVGLYAFGGSQELYSYFTDFEYISIE, from the coding sequence ATGAATGAGTTAGTTAGCAGCCTGCTTAAGCAGGATTTAGAAGGTATAAAAGTGATTTTAGGAAAAGACCCGAAGGCAATCATGCAAAGGGATGAAGAAGGAACAGAAATGGCTTCTTTGGCAGCAAAGACGGGGAATCTTGAGATTATAAAATATATTGTAGAATATTCGGTTGCCAGTTTTAATGAAAGAGATAAAAAGGGCAGAAGTTGTCTACATTATGGCGTTGAATCCGGTAACCTCCAGGTAGTCCAATATCTTACGGAAAAGGTGGGATTATCCCCGGTAGAGGGTGATTGTCAGGGAGTTACACCCTATCATTTAGCAATGGACAGAGAGTTTTTGGATATAAAAGAGTATTTTGGAGCCTACCTTAAGGCAGACTTTGAGGATATGTATCAGAACCCTATAAGAACCGGTATGTTCCCCGACCCTTCCATTGTACGGGTTGGTGAGGATTATTATATGGTAAATTCCTCTTTTGTATACTTCCCCTGTATCCCCATATCTCATTCAAAAGATTTAATACACTGGGAGGTTATCGGTCATGCCATTACCAATCCGGCATGGTCTTATCTGGAAGGACTAGAGGGCGGAAGAGGCTACTGGGCGCCGGATATCTCCTATAACGAAGGCAGATTCTACATTACTGCCACCTATCGTTTAAATGATGGAGGAGAGGTTCTAAGAAAGCAGATTGTTGTGTCCTCTGATAAACCGGAAGGACCGTATACGAAACCGACTTTTATAGATGAGGATGGCATTGATCCGTCTATCTTTACCGATGATGACGGAAGAAGATATATGCTTTTAAACCGGGGTGCCAGAATTTTTGAGATAAGCAAGGATGGTACCCAAAAACTTTCCGAACCAGTATTGCTATATTATGGTGATCAAAAAAGAGCACCGGAAGGGCCCCATCTTCTAAAGAAAGACGGCTGGTATTATTTATTCCTGGCAGAGGGCGGAACCGGAAGAGGGCATAGAATATCTGTGGTAAGGTCTAAAAACTTGTTCGGTAATTATGAAACTTGCCCTTATAATCCAATTATGACCCAGACTGACATGGATAAAACCCTGCAGTGTTGCGGACATGGAAAACCGGTAATGACTCAAAATAACGAGTGGTATATGGTTTATCTGTGTAATCGCTATATAGACGGTAAATACGGTATCCTTGGAAGGGAAACGGCTATGGATCCGATTACTTGGACTGCGGATGGCTGGCCGATTGTCAATAATCTAAAAGGGCCAAGTGTACTTATGAAAAAACCGTCTCTCCCAGAACATATATTTAATACAAGTGATTTGGATTCCTTTGAAAAAGAAGAGCTTAACAAGGAATGGATGACTGTTCGGAGCTGGAAAGAAGGAGGTATTTGTGTTCAAAACGGCTATCTGTGCCTGAAAGGAAGCCGTTTTGAAATGAACGATATCGGAGCGGAAAATTTATGCCTGCGCAGGCAAAAGAATTTCTCCTTTGATATGGTTGTTAAGATGAAGCTTCCTAAGCTACAGGAGGAGCAGAATGCCGGAGTAATCAGTTTTTATGATGAGAATACCTACTTAAAGTATGGAATCTATAAAAATGCGGAGGACGCTTATGAATTAAGGATATTTGAAAAGATTGATGCGGTGGAGAGATTTGCCTATTCACAATTGCTGCCAAGAACCGGTGGCGAATATCCACAAGAAATTTATCTTAAAACCCAGGTTAGAAATCTAAAGAGAAGCTTTTTCTTTAGCATGGATAAAAAGAATTGGATAGTAACCGGTGAGCTTAACAATGTATATTACCTTTGCAGTGAAGGCATTGTCAAAGGAAAGCGTTTTACGGGTGCAACTGTTGGTCTGTATGCTTTTGGAGGATCACAGGAGCTTTATTCCTATTTTACAGATTTTGAATATATTTCTATAGAGTAG
- a CDS encoding MBL fold metallo-hydrolase, with amino-acid sequence MKIKYLGTAAAEGWPGLFCTCESCRRARQLKGKNLRSRSQVLVNTNLLIDFGPDTYHHALVQNLNLSEVETVLLTHSHMDHFYPSDLILRGVPYAYGRDDNKMTLYGNEACEQKYTEMLRKEDDTANLPQCIEFKSIQALSPFFASGYGILPLRASHDPRENCLLFSLTDETNKSLFYGNDTGYMTEETWEQMRGLHFDLVSLDCTMGGTPGCASHMGMEENANVRERMLHLGCADESTLFVMTHFSHNGSLMHEELVSKGKELGFLIAYDGLELEI; translated from the coding sequence ATGAAAATTAAATATCTTGGTACTGCTGCCGCTGAAGGCTGGCCGGGTCTTTTCTGTACCTGCGAGAGCTGTAGGAGGGCTCGTCAATTAAAAGGCAAAAATCTCCGTTCCAGATCACAGGTTTTGGTTAATACTAATTTACTGATTGATTTCGGACCAGATACCTATCACCATGCTCTGGTGCAGAATTTAAACTTATCTGAGGTGGAAACCGTACTATTAACCCATTCTCATATGGATCACTTTTACCCAAGCGACTTAATTCTTAGAGGTGTCCCCTATGCCTATGGCCGAGATGACAATAAAATGACCCTATATGGGAATGAAGCCTGTGAGCAGAAATATACAGAGATGCTAAGAAAAGAAGACGACACAGCTAATCTGCCTCAATGCATTGAATTTAAATCCATCCAGGCACTAAGTCCTTTTTTTGCTTCCGGTTATGGTATTCTGCCATTAAGAGCATCACATGACCCACGGGAAAACTGTCTGCTCTTTAGCCTTACGGATGAAACTAATAAATCCTTGTTCTATGGCAATGATACCGGCTATATGACGGAGGAAACCTGGGAACAAATGAGGGGATTGCACTTTGACCTAGTCAGCCTTGACTGTACCATGGGCGGTACTCCAGGCTGTGCCAGCCATATGGGCATGGAAGAAAACGCTAACGTTAGAGAACGAATGTTACACCTAGGATGTGCAGATGAAAGTACTCTTTTTGTTATGACACATTTTTCCCATAATGGCAGCCTGATGCATGAAGAATTGGTAAGCAAGGGGAAGGAACTTGGTTTTTTGATTGCATATGACGGATTAGAACTGGAGATATAA
- a CDS encoding ABC transporter substrate-binding protein: protein MKKFKKFNVFLSLFLAVVLASGCANKGNTPENNSVNETQNTGSNSGTSDNPLRPDTLDTIKVVLFGEQSPRMAELMENEFQQIFIDEINTKVELQYVPWTENGAGGKIDLMIASGQDFDAALIDPKWAASSIGKGYLQDLTEVVGKYLPDWKEVMDEVAFNPYTYDGKIYAIPIGSKPTGGVFETVCVRQDIMDELGITELKSLEDLNNYVTKAKALYPDMYATYDLASSEYIVRGAGERNLTPLTTGLWIDQDTKEVVSIADSEEFKTAVTLYNGWYKNNLLPRDMLTNTITHPFQAGMTFFFRGTSGSTVIENEPALKQVVPTAYTKEYYLNPEKPYFKKSYENTAFQVPVTSTKADRVALFINTLQKNTELADAFIYGIEGEDYKIVNDKIVPNQTDELFYQWMIFNVNISHFDERFPDDFIDTYRNWDNEAITDVTYGLTLNYDNVKAQKAQIDTVWTELAHPMLAGIQDYDKGSKELQDALQKAGWEDYVADIQRQLDEFFSKQ, encoded by the coding sequence ATGAAAAAATTTAAAAAATTTAATGTATTTTTATCCCTTTTTCTGGCAGTTGTACTCGCCAGTGGTTGTGCAAACAAGGGTAACACACCGGAGAATAACTCTGTAAATGAAACACAAAATACAGGCAGTAATTCCGGAACCAGTGACAATCCATTACGTCCGGACACGCTGGATACCATTAAAGTCGTGTTATTCGGAGAACAGTCCCCTAGAATGGCAGAACTAATGGAAAACGAATTTCAGCAAATATTTATTGATGAAATTAACACAAAAGTTGAATTACAATATGTGCCATGGACAGAAAACGGTGCCGGCGGCAAAATAGACTTAATGATAGCCTCCGGACAGGATTTTGATGCGGCTCTCATTGATCCTAAATGGGCGGCTTCTAGTATCGGAAAGGGTTATCTTCAGGATTTAACAGAAGTAGTTGGTAAGTACTTACCTGACTGGAAGGAAGTTATGGATGAAGTTGCATTTAATCCTTATACGTATGACGGCAAAATTTATGCGATTCCCATTGGCAGTAAGCCAACCGGTGGTGTATTCGAGACTGTTTGTGTAAGACAGGATATCATGGATGAACTTGGAATTACGGAATTAAAATCTCTTGAGGATTTAAACAATTATGTTACAAAAGCAAAAGCGCTGTATCCTGATATGTATGCGACCTATGATTTAGCTTCCTCCGAATACATAGTCAGAGGGGCTGGTGAACGTAATCTGACACCGCTAACAACCGGTCTTTGGATTGACCAGGACACAAAAGAAGTCGTAAGTATTGCGGACAGTGAAGAATTTAAAACAGCAGTGACTCTTTACAATGGCTGGTACAAAAACAACCTGCTTCCTCGTGATATGCTTACCAATACAATTACACATCCGTTTCAGGCAGGTATGACTTTCTTCTTCCGAGGTACAAGCGGCAGTACAGTTATAGAAAATGAACCGGCTCTAAAACAGGTAGTTCCTACTGCTTATACAAAAGAGTACTATTTAAATCCTGAAAAGCCTTATTTTAAAAAATCCTATGAAAATACTGCATTCCAAGTACCTGTAACGTCAACAAAGGCGGATAGAGTTGCATTATTTATTAATACCTTACAGAAAAATACCGAGCTTGCCGATGCGTTCATATACGGTATTGAAGGTGAAGATTATAAGATTGTCAACGATAAAATTGTTCCGAATCAGACAGATGAATTATTCTATCAGTGGATGATATTTAATGTTAATATATCTCATTTTGATGAACGTTTCCCAGATGACTTCATTGATACTTACAGAAATTGGGATAACGAAGCAATTACAGATGTAACATATGGATTGACCTTAAATTATGATAACGTAAAAGCTCAGAAAGCTCAGATTGATACAGTGTGGACAGAGTTAGCTCATCCTATGCTGGCTGGGATACAAGATTATGATAAAGGCAGTAAAGAATTACAGGACGCCTTACAAAAAGCAGGCTGGGAAGACTATGTAGCAGACATTCAGAGACAGCTTGATGAATTTTTTAGTAAACAATAG
- the nrdG gene encoding anaerobic ribonucleoside-triphosphate reductase activating protein: MHYHNITKDDMLNGTGLRVVLWVAGCTHGCKGCQNPVTWDLMGGLPFDEAAKDELFKELDKTYIEGITFSGGDPLHPANRQAVGALIEEIRIRFPKKNIWVYTGFEWEELTALSFLPQIDVLVDGKFCKELLNPQLHWKGSSNQRVIDVKKTLNNNTLTIL, from the coding sequence ATGCATTATCACAACATAACGAAAGATGATATGTTAAACGGAACCGGCCTGCGGGTGGTTCTGTGGGTTGCAGGTTGTACCCACGGCTGCAAAGGATGTCAAAACCCCGTGACCTGGGATTTGATGGGGGGGCTGCCTTTTGATGAAGCCGCGAAAGATGAGCTATTTAAAGAGCTCGATAAAACTTATATAGAAGGTATTACCTTTAGCGGAGGAGATCCTCTGCATCCTGCCAACCGGCAAGCGGTAGGAGCACTGATTGAAGAAATCCGCATCCGCTTCCCTAAAAAAAACATTTGGGTTTATACCGGTTTTGAATGGGAAGAGTTAACAGCACTTTCTTTCCTGCCTCAGATTGATGTACTGGTAGACGGTAAGTTTTGCAAGGAACTGCTTAATCCCCAACTTCACTGGAAGGGCAGCAGCAATCAGCGGGTAATCGATGTGAAAAAGACCTTGAATAACAATACACTTACTATACTTTAG
- the nrdD gene encoding anaerobic ribonucleoside-triphosphate reductase yields the protein MIKVVKKDNTKEDFNVQKVIKAVDKSAHRALIEFTPAEHAFICQYVETKVNAMNKEEIFISEMHNVVESALEQTNSLVAKSYRDYRNYKQDFVHMLDEVYKKSQSIMYIGDKENSNTDSALVSTKRSLIFNQLNKELYQKFFLTTEELQAARDGFIYIHDMSARRDTMNCCLFDVKNVLQGGFEMGNLWYNEPKTLNVAFDVIGDIVLSAASQQYGGFTVPSVDLLLEPYAEKSYEQLYEKYLNLGVKPEAANEEALKDVKEDFEKGFQGWEYKFNTVASSRGDYPFITVTTGTGTGRFAKMASIALLDVRRHGQGKKGCKKPVLFPKIVFLYDKNLHGEGCPLEEVFEAGVHCSSKTMYPDWLSLTGEGYISSMYKKYGEIISPMGCRAFLSPYYREGGIHPAHEQDTPVFMGRFNIGAVSLHLPMILAKARQENKDFYEVLDYYLNLIRRLHIRTYEYLGEMRASTNPLAYCEGGFYGGNLGIHDKIKPVLKAATASFGITALNELQQLYNKKSIVQDGNFAIEVLEYINKRINEFREVDGNLYAVYATPAESLCGLQVQQFRKKYGIIENVSDREYVSNSFHCHVTEDITPVQKQDLEYRFWELSNGGKIQYVKYPIDYNTNAIKTLVRRAMDMGLYEGVNLSLAYCDDCGHQELEMDTCPECGSTNLTKIDRMNGYLSYSRVKGDTRLNDAKMAEIKERKSM from the coding sequence ATGATTAAAGTAGTAAAAAAAGATAACACAAAAGAAGATTTTAATGTGCAGAAAGTCATTAAAGCCGTGGATAAATCTGCCCATCGCGCCTTAATTGAGTTCACTCCTGCTGAGCATGCGTTTATCTGTCAGTATGTGGAGACAAAGGTCAATGCCATGAATAAAGAAGAAATCTTCATAAGCGAGATGCACAACGTGGTGGAGAGTGCCTTAGAACAGACTAATTCCTTGGTGGCTAAAAGCTACAGAGACTACAGAAATTACAAACAGGATTTTGTACATATGCTGGATGAAGTATATAAAAAGAGCCAATCCATTATGTATATCGGAGATAAAGAAAACAGCAATACAGATAGTGCTCTGGTGTCCACAAAACGCAGCCTTATCTTTAATCAGTTAAACAAAGAATTATACCAAAAATTCTTCCTGACCACAGAGGAATTGCAGGCTGCAAGAGACGGATTTATCTATATTCATGACATGTCTGCCAGAAGAGATACTATGAACTGCTGTCTCTTTGATGTAAAAAATGTGTTGCAGGGTGGCTTTGAGATGGGAAACCTCTGGTATAATGAACCCAAAACTCTAAACGTTGCCTTTGATGTAATCGGCGATATTGTTCTTAGTGCAGCCAGCCAGCAGTACGGTGGCTTTACTGTGCCAAGTGTTGACCTGCTGTTAGAACCCTATGCTGAGAAATCCTACGAACAATTATATGAAAAATATCTGAATCTAGGCGTAAAACCAGAGGCTGCCAACGAAGAGGCGTTAAAAGATGTAAAAGAAGATTTTGAAAAAGGCTTTCAGGGCTGGGAATATAAATTTAATACGGTTGCTTCTAGTAGAGGGGACTATCCATTTATAACAGTTACTACGGGTACCGGCACCGGACGTTTCGCCAAAATGGCTTCCATTGCCTTATTAGATGTGCGCAGACATGGACAAGGTAAAAAAGGATGTAAAAAACCTGTACTCTTTCCGAAAATTGTATTCCTGTATGATAAGAATCTTCATGGCGAAGGATGCCCTTTAGAAGAGGTTTTTGAAGCTGGAGTCCATTGTTCCAGCAAGACCATGTACCCTGACTGGCTGAGTTTAACCGGCGAAGGGTATATATCCAGTATGTATAAAAAATACGGAGAAATCATAAGTCCCATGGGCTGTCGTGCCTTTTTATCCCCTTATTACAGGGAAGGCGGTATTCATCCGGCACACGAACAAGATACCCCGGTATTTATGGGACGCTTTAACATCGGTGCGGTAAGCCTTCATCTCCCTATGATTTTGGCAAAAGCCAGACAGGAGAATAAAGACTTTTATGAAGTACTGGATTATTACTTGAATTTAATTCGAAGATTACACATTAGAACCTATGAGTATCTTGGGGAAATGAGAGCCTCTACCAATCCTCTGGCTTATTGTGAAGGCGGTTTTTATGGAGGCAATTTGGGCATACATGACAAAATTAAGCCTGTCCTAAAGGCGGCTACAGCTTCCTTTGGTATTACTGCTTTGAATGAATTGCAACAACTATATAACAAAAAATCTATCGTACAGGATGGTAATTTTGCTATCGAGGTGCTAGAATATATTAATAAGAGAATCAATGAGTTTAGAGAGGTCGATGGGAACCTGTATGCCGTATATGCAACTCCCGCAGAAAGCCTGTGTGGTCTTCAGGTACAGCAATTCCGCAAAAAATACGGAATCATTGAAAATGTTTCAGACAGAGAATATGTAAGCAACAGTTTCCATTGCCATGTAACAGAAGATATAACACCTGTACAAAAACAGGATTTGGAATACCGTTTCTGGGAACTGTCCAATGGAGGTAAAATCCAATATGTGAAGTACCCCATTGATTACAATACCAATGCCATTAAGACCCTTGTAAGAAGAGCAATGGACATGGGCTTGTATGAAGGTGTAAATCTTTCCTTGGCATATTGCGATGATTGCGGCCATCAGGAACTCGAAATGGATACCTGTCCAGAATGCGGAAGTACGAACCTGACTAAAATAGACCGTATGAACGGCTATTTATCTTATTCCAGAGTAAAAGGCGATACCAGACTCAATGATGCAAAAATGGCAGAAATCAAGGAAAGGAAAAGTATGTAA
- a CDS encoding ABC-F family ATP-binding cassette domain-containing protein, whose product MNLLNVEKMSKSFTDKILFDQVTLGINEGDKIGVIGINGTGKSTLLKIIAGLEEPDEGQVVKGKNVKVEFLAQNPVFKEELTILENVIIGKKADEDYRNLEGEAKTMLEKLGIADVNGKVQVLSGGQRKRVALVRALLTPAQILVLDEPTNHLDNDMAEWLEEYLVKYQGAFIMVTHDRYFLDKVTNKIVEIDKGSLYTYIANYTEFLKLKAEREDMEQATERKNKSLYRMDLEWMMRGARARSTKQKAHIRRFEELRDRKIIEKDKNVEINALSTRLGKKTVEINGISKAYGDNVLIRDFNYIMLKNDRLGIVGPNGSGKTTLLKIITGNLRPDEGFVEVGETVRIGYFSQENEYMDESLKVIDYIRNVAEYIQTSEGSTSASQMLERFLFTGAMQYSLIAKLSGGEKRRLYLLKVLMEAPNILILDEPTNDLDIKTLSILEDYLDSYDGIVLTVSHDRYFLDRIVSRIFVFEGIGVIKQYEGNFTDYKEIVKEQETLTKEIKKEKDILVVGSKKPREAKLKFSYHEQREFETIDETIAALEDGIAATEQEMSEVASNYSKLNELMAKKESLEKQLEEKMDRWVYLNDLAEQIENQK is encoded by the coding sequence ATGAATCTGCTAAATGTAGAAAAAATGAGCAAAAGCTTTACTGATAAAATATTATTTGACCAGGTTACGCTGGGTATTAACGAAGGTGACAAAATAGGTGTCATCGGTATAAATGGAACGGGAAAGTCTACACTATTAAAAATCATTGCGGGTCTTGAGGAGCCGGATGAAGGGCAGGTAGTCAAGGGTAAGAATGTGAAAGTGGAATTCCTTGCCCAGAACCCGGTATTTAAGGAAGAACTTACAATACTTGAGAATGTAATCATTGGCAAGAAGGCAGACGAGGATTACAGGAACCTTGAGGGTGAAGCCAAAACCATGTTAGAAAAGCTCGGAATAGCCGATGTTAACGGTAAGGTACAGGTATTGTCCGGGGGTCAGAGAAAGAGAGTTGCTCTGGTTCGTGCCTTATTAACGCCTGCACAGATTTTAGTCTTGGACGAACCTACCAATCACCTGGACAATGACATGGCAGAATGGCTGGAGGAGTACCTAGTTAAATACCAGGGAGCCTTCATTATGGTAACCCACGACCGGTATTTTCTGGACAAGGTAACTAACAAGATTGTAGAAATAGATAAGGGTAGTCTATATACCTACATTGCCAATTACACGGAATTTTTAAAGCTTAAGGCTGAACGGGAGGATATGGAGCAGGCAACGGAACGAAAGAACAAGAGCCTGTACCGCATGGATTTGGAATGGATGATGCGGGGAGCCAGAGCTCGTTCCACCAAACAAAAGGCACATATACGGCGTTTTGAAGAGCTAAGGGATCGAAAGATAATAGAAAAGGATAAGAATGTAGAAATAAATGCGTTATCCACAAGACTTGGTAAAAAAACCGTAGAAATCAACGGAATCAGCAAAGCCTATGGGGATAACGTGTTGATTCGTGATTTTAACTACATCATGTTAAAAAACGACAGACTTGGAATTGTAGGCCCTAATGGCAGCGGAAAAACGACTCTGTTAAAAATTATAACCGGAAATCTGCGACCCGATGAAGGCTTTGTAGAAGTGGGGGAGACCGTTCGTATCGGATACTTTTCTCAGGAAAATGAATATATGGACGAATCCCTTAAGGTGATTGATTATATCCGCAATGTGGCAGAATATATACAGACTAGCGAAGGCAGCACCAGTGCGTCCCAGATGCTGGAGCGGTTTTTATTTACCGGAGCTATGCAGTATTCTCTTATTGCTAAGTTATCCGGTGGTGAAAAAAGGAGACTTTATCTGTTAAAGGTGCTAATGGAAGCACCGAACATTCTGATACTGGATGAGCCTACCAACGATTTGGATATTAAAACCCTATCCATACTGGAGGACTATCTGGATAGTTACGACGGAATTGTGTTAACAGTATCCCATGACCGCTATTTTCTTGATAGAATCGTATCCCGTATCTTTGTCTTTGAAGGAATCGGCGTGATAAAGCAATATGAAGGTAATTTTACTGATTACAAGGAAATAGTAAAGGAACAGGAAACGCTGACTAAGGAGATTAAGAAAGAGAAGGATATACTTGTTGTAGGCTCTAAAAAGCCAAGGGAAGCTAAATTAAAATTCTCCTACCATGAACAACGGGAATTCGAGACAATCGATGAAACAATTGCCGCCTTAGAGGATGGAATTGCAGCTACCGAACAGGAAATGAGTGAGGTTGCCAGTAATTATTCCAAGTTAAATGAACTTATGGCAAAAAAAGAAAGCCTGGAAAAGCAGTTGGAAGAAAAGATGGATCGCTGGGTGTATCTTAATGACTTGGCGGAACAAATAGAAAATCAAAAATAA
- a CDS encoding GatB/YqeY domain-containing protein: protein MTKIELVRAEMVKAMKAGDKARKDALSALLTTLKNVAIDKRADLTEEEENGAVLKEMKQLKETLESAPSDRTEIIEECKFRISVLSEFAPQFMSEDEIKNVINEVLKELSIDTPTAKDKGKIMKELMPRVKGKADGKVVNDIVAALFV from the coding sequence ATGACTAAGATTGAATTAGTAAGGGCAGAAATGGTAAAAGCTATGAAGGCTGGAGATAAGGCCAGAAAGGATGCACTTTCAGCACTGTTGACCACACTTAAGAATGTAGCAATTGATAAAAGAGCAGATCTGACGGAAGAGGAAGAAAATGGGGCGGTTTTAAAGGAAATGAAGCAGTTAAAAGAAACCTTAGAATCAGCACCTTCTGATAGAACGGAAATTATAGAAGAATGCAAGTTTAGAATTTCGGTATTAAGCGAATTTGCCCCACAGTTTATGTCCGAAGATGAAATTAAGAATGTAATCAATGAAGTGTTAAAAGAACTTTCTATTGATACACCGACTGCAAAAGACAAGGGTAAGATTATGAAAGAACTGATGCCAAGAGTTAAAGGCAAAGCAGACGGTAAGGTAGTCAATGACATTGTGGCTGCATTATTTGTTTAA
- a CDS encoding 6-phosphofructokinase, protein MTGNVLVGQSGGPTAVINSSLAGVFKTAKDLGAGKVYGMLYGIQGLLDEKYIDLGEKLHSELEIELLKRTPSSYLGSCRYKLPDYDSQPEIYETLFNTFNKLNIQYFFYIGGNDSMDTIKKLSDYGTAHQSEIRFIGVPKTIDNDLEITDHTPGYGSAAKFIGATTKEIIRDSLVYDQKNVTIIEIMGRNVGWLTGAAALSEGVDCGGPDLIYLPETDFSMEDFLERTARLQAHKKSLVIAISEGIHLKDGRYVCELTEDRKYVDGFGHTMLNGAANILAQRAAREIGCKTRAIELNTLQRCASHMASLVDIKEAFLAGAAGVRAADEGKSGEMIILKRTSGDSKACKSIYECSTDTFDIHKIANMEKKVPLEWIDLTNNKVTKDFVDYARPLIGDELSPIMVEGLPRHIEYVI, encoded by the coding sequence ATGACAGGTAATGTCCTAGTAGGCCAATCTGGAGGACCCACGGCAGTTATTAATTCCAGTTTGGCAGGAGTATTCAAAACAGCGAAGGATTTAGGGGCAGGCAAAGTATACGGAATGCTTTATGGGATACAAGGACTGTTGGATGAGAAATACATTGATCTGGGAGAAAAGTTACACAGTGAATTAGAAATTGAGCTGTTAAAGCGGACACCCTCTTCCTATTTGGGCTCTTGCCGCTATAAGTTGCCGGATTATGATTCCCAACCGGAAATTTATGAAACATTGTTTAATACATTTAACAAATTAAATATTCAGTATTTTTTCTATATAGGCGGCAATGATTCAATGGATACAATTAAAAAATTATCCGATTATGGTACCGCCCATCAAAGTGAAATCCGTTTTATCGGCGTTCCTAAAACCATTGATAACGACCTTGAGATAACCGACCATACACCTGGATATGGCAGTGCTGCCAAATTCATCGGTGCAACTACTAAGGAAATTATTCGTGATAGCCTTGTTTATGACCAAAAGAATGTTACCATTATTGAAATCATGGGAAGAAATGTCGGATGGCTAACTGGTGCGGCGGCATTATCAGAAGGTGTTGACTGCGGAGGACCGGATTTGATTTATCTGCCAGAAACAGATTTTTCCATGGAAGATTTTCTGGAAAGAACAGCAAGGCTTCAAGCTCATAAAAAATCCTTAGTTATTGCTATTTCAGAAGGTATTCATTTAAAGGACGGCCGCTATGTATGTGAATTAACAGAGGATAGAAAATATGTTGACGGCTTTGGACATACTATGTTAAACGGGGCAGCAAATATCTTAGCACAGCGGGCAGCAAGAGAAATCGGGTGTAAAACTAGAGCCATTGAGCTGAACACCCTTCAAAGATGTGCATCTCATATGGCATCTTTAGTGGATATCAAGGAAGCCTTTTTAGCAGGTGCAGCAGGAGTTAGAGCCGCTGACGAAGGGAAAAGCGGGGAAATGATTATTCTTAAGAGAACGTCCGGTGATTCAAAGGCTTGCAAAAGTATCTATGAGTGTTCAACAGATACTTTTGATATTCATAAAATTGCCAATATGGAAAAGAAGGTTCCACTAGAGTGGATTGATTTAACCAATAACAAAGTAACAAAGGACTTTGTTGATTACGCAAGACCGTTAATTGGAGATGAACTTTCTCCGATTATGGTTGAAGGACTACCAAGACATATTGAATATGTCATATAA